Proteins from a single region of Argiope bruennichi chromosome 6, qqArgBrue1.1, whole genome shotgun sequence:
- the LOC129972258 gene encoding uncharacterized protein LOC129972258 isoform X2, whose product MSCDLCERGSHHCQSYGHHANYAHPHYSDVPDELEEEPEAPTLSLGNRILWLTETRAASGIVRWIGRIPSVSNGWTAGVEFDNVMPNGGNGDYRGRSFFTSRPGHALFLPVSDLLKVDSPPTPSNGERTSFFGRLQDSCSNFAHRKRRDSTFGDFKQEYCPTCNHNDVHHNGHHYNHAPVYDRITSRRSMYFEDQPYEAYNVCVPCGPTNRILNEIPNNRQYGRQPRSHSRDECLSVPNNESRTVVEYPNHDAREYSDLSISRKESIFNPRTSLRFMNGFKEWVSCLLLGTNRRKSSRKLVLKDRKSVTSVFLSNNSQSLTGQRLSSFSEYASISISKGSQKNESSNSKQSGKSLENANHVPELKKKSRKKRPAPLPPIEYKKTSAINGDEQTPKRLSNGSINSVERRDSKKERNKNTKIISKTVKSTSGVSYSVPVQKRYKKRRAPPPPIALSTTNSAIYASVRKKDSRNFQNGAVCKYNDYNLPSVSSKHAKVQRKNSNEWNYPETSKVSRHRKTHKHLKRRPHVSDYDNVKNNRGSESDDSSSGSITFSPEDSSDDKYGLVNYKAMKAIDGIDEDTSMARSSSFVQYSSDNSDVCLKISIQKTETNVVTVEEISAPHTVCYTIEEDTSSSELTDEPPEIPLKMKAIDMLQESKANSTDSSLASTEDSGEKSKTVFDELKMKPPTKGSVKEFVHAFNMLSAKSNGLSVENSVPKQKIVGNGPSDSKSNSIMPSTSKNIQSFPTKWEFQNNKPQNLIYSSNQLLLPIAEESINETSEHDGNIEESNSKILNSKQHKKGILSDQKQEKSMNDTCSHCSEKHSPTSTSKGTKKKIAPKLEHLPHSEKFQLPNSSKASVAALSSLLQEKAEHANKVIPSSSKPDFKPDQPIMVGLYIEDKSSHRGPIPLLVTPSMSLRKLKKQVEAEYNFPSHQQCWILGDSFAVQEDASLSSYGVKEAGCPILLYVMAKDSKSRSLPCRASTFLQPPSSSSEEETPSPRHNRKRKPKSPELRDKDKKESPTKGLKSTEESHNKNSRKKSPSKNHDKQNDTTKRKSKSDYHKAWEEEFTKKTDYRALIALDDVDLVANVEPFECPVCFLDVEANEGIILQDCLHNFCKECLSGAIQYSDTAVIKCPFRNDEYSCESHLQEREIKCLVNPDVYERHLQRSMALAESQAQDSFHCKTPDCPGWCLFEDNVNTFLCPVCHRTNCLTCAAIHEGRNCRQYQDQLALNSDTSEEAKKTKEYLQSMVENGEAMECPKCQVILMKKWGCDWLKCSMCHTEVCWVTKGPRWGPGGKGDTSGGCKCMVNGVRCHPKCSYCH is encoded by the exons aTGTCTTGTGATCTCTGTGAACGAGGTTCTCATCATTGCCAGTCTTATGGTCATCATGCAAATTATGCTCATCCTCATTATTCTG ATGTTCCTGATGAACTGGAAGAAGAACCAGAGGCACCCACTCTTTCATTAGGGAATCGTATTTTATGGCTGACAGAGACACGTGCAGCGTCTGGAATTGTTCGCTGGATTGGTCGAATACCATCCGTCTCGAATGGGTGGACTGCAGGTGTTGAATTT gaTAATGTCATGCCAAATGGGGGAAATGGTGATTATAGAGGCCGTAGTTTTTTTACATCGCGGCCTGGACATGCCTTGTTCCTTCCAGTGTCTGATCTCCTTAAAGTAGACAGTCCACCAACTCCTAGTAATG gtGAGAGAACATCATTTTTTGGACGTCTCCAAGATTCTTGTTCTAATTTTGCTCATAGGAAAAGAAGGGATTCTACTTTTGGTGACTTCAAGCAAGAATAT TGTCCAACATGCAACCACAATGATGTTCATCATAATGGTCATCACTACAATCATGCACCTGTGTATGATAGAATTACATCTCGACGATCAATGTATTTTGAAGATCAGCCTTATGAGGCATATAATGTGTGTGTGCCTTGTGGTCCTACTAACagaattctaaatgaaattcctAATAATAGGCAGTATGGAAGACAGCCGAGATCACATTCAAGAGATGAATGTTTAAGTGTTCCTAATAATGAATCTAGAACTGTGGTTGAATATCCAAATCATGATGCAAGAGAATATAGTGATCTGAGTATATCTCGAAAGGAATCAATCTTCAATCCAAGAACTAGTCTCAGGTTTATGAATGGTTTCAAAGAATGGGTCTCATGTTTGCTGTTAGGTACCAATCGACGTAAATCAAGTAGAAAACTTGTTCTTAAAGACAGAAAGTCTGTTACCAGTGTGTTTCTTTCAAACAATTCACAATCTCTAACAGGACAAAGATTATCCTCTTTTAGTGAATATGCATCTATTAGTATTTCCAAAGGCTCACAAAAAAATGAATCATCTAATTCGAAGCAATCTGGAAAGTCTCTTGAGAATGCAAATCATGTACCtgaattaaagaagaaaagtaGGAAAAAGAGACCAGCTCCTTTACCTCCTATTGAATATAAGAAAACTTCTGCTATAAATGGTGATGAACAAACTCCCAAGCGATTGTCCAATGGTTCTATCAATTCTGTTGAACGAAGAGATAGTAAAAAAGAACgaaataagaatacaaaaattatatcaaaaactgTCAAATCTACTAGTGGGGTTTCTTATTCAGTTCCTGTTCAGAAAAGGTATAAAAAAAGAAGAGCACCTCCTCCTCCCATTGCATTAAGTACAACTAATTCAGCTATTTATGCATCTGTTCGCAAAAAGGATTCTAGAAATTTCCAAAATGGTGCAGTTTgtaaatataatgattataatcTTCCATCTGTCAGTTCGAAGCATGCTAAAGTACAACGTAAAAATTCAAATGAGTGGAATTACCCAGAAACATCAAAAGTTTCCAGGCATAGAAAAActcataaacatttaaaaagaaggCCACATGTATCGGATTATGATAATGTAAAGAATAATAGAGGTTCTGAGTCTGATGATTCAAGCAGTGGCTCAATCACATTTTCTCCAGAAGACAGCAGTGATGATAAATATGGCTTAGTTAATTATAAAGCCATGAAAGCTATTGATGGAATAGATGAAGATACTTCCATGGCCAGATCTTCTAGTTTTGTACAATATTCTAGTGATAACAGTGATGTATGCTTAAAGATATCCATTCAAAAGACCGAAACAAATGTTGTTACAGTAGAAGAAATATCTGCACCTCATACTGTTTGCTATACCATTGAAGAAGATACTTCTTCATCAGAATTGACAGATGAACCTCcagaaattcctttaaaaatgaaagcCATTGATATGCTTCAAGAATCAAAAGCAAATTCAACAGATAGTTCATTAGCATCTACAGAAGATAGTGGTGAAAAATCGAAAACTGTGTTTGATGAGTTAAAAATGAAACCACCAACCAAAGGATCAGTGAAAGAGTTTGTCCATGCATTTAATATGCTGTCTGCTAAAAGTAATGGACTCTCTGTTGAAAATTCTGTTCCAAAACAAAAAATTGTTGGAAACGGACCATCAGATTCTAAAAGTAATTCTATAATGCCAAGTACCTCTAAAAATATTCAGTCATTTCCTACCAAATgggaatttcaaaacaataagcCTCAAAATCTGATTTATTCCTCTAATCAATTGCTGCTGCCGATAGCTGaagaatcaataaatgaaacttcTGAACATGATGGAAATATAGAAGaatctaattctaaaattttaaattcaaaacagcaTAAAAAAGGTATTCTTTCTGATCAAAAGCAAGAAAAGTCAATGAATGATACTTGTTCACATTGTTCAGAAAAACATTCACCAACTTCTACTTCAAAAGGTACCAAGAAAAAAATTGCCCCAAAACTTGAACATTTACCTCATTCTGAAAAATTTCAGTTACCTAATTCTTCCAAAGCATCTGTAGCTGCATTATCCTCACTTTTACAAGAAAAGGCAGAGCATGCAAATAAAG TTATTCCAAGTTCATCAAAACCAGACTTTAAACCAGATCAACCAATTAT ggTGGGTCTTTATATTGAAGATAAGTCATCACATAGAGGACCTATACCTTTATTGGTAACACCATCCATGTCTTTAAGGAAGCTAAAGAAACAG gtaGAAGCTGAATATAATTTCCCTAGCCATCAACAGTGTTGGATCCTTGGAGATTCTTTTGCTGTGCAAGAGGATGCCTCCTTGTCAAGCTATGGCGTTAAAGAGGCAGGCTGCCCTATCCTTCTCTATGTGATGGCTAAAGATTCTAAATCTCGTTCTCTGCCTTGTAGGGCCTCCACTTTTTTACAGCCTCCAAGTTCCAGTAGTGAGGAGGAAACACCTAGTCCTCGACATAATCGAAAGCGCAAACCCAAATCCCCTGAATTGAGGGATAAAGATAAGAAAGAGAGCCCTACCAAAGGACTAAAATCTACTG agGAATCACATAATAAGAACTCTAGAAAGAAGTCGCCAAGTAAGAATCATGACAAGCAAAATGATACcacaaaaagaaaatcaaaa AGTGACTACCACAAAGCTTGGGAAGAAGAATTCACTAAGAAAACTGATTATCGTGCTCTTATAGCCTTAGATGATGTTGATTTGGTTGCTAATGTTGAACCATTTGAATGTCCTGTTTGTTTCTTAGATGTGGAGGCAAATGAAGGAATTATTCTTCAAGACTGTTTGCATAACTTTTGCAA gGAATGCCTGTCTGGTGCAATCCAATATTCAGACACTGCTGTTATCAAATGTCCTTTCCGTAATGATGAATACTCTTGTGAAAGTCATCTTCAGGAGCGTGAAATCAAATGT TTGGTTAATCCTGATGTCTATGAGCGCCATCTGCAAAGAAGTATGGCTTTAGCTGAAAGTCAAGCTCAAGACAGTTTCCATTGTAAGACTCCTGATTGTCCAGGTTGGTGCCTTTTTGAAGACAATGTTAATACCTTCCTATGTCCAGTATGTCATCGGACCAATTGCCTTACATGTGCTGCTATACATGAGGGTAGAAACTGCAGACAATATCAAGACCAACTGGCACTAAATAGTGATACCAGTGAAGAAGCCAAAAAGACTAAAGAGTACTTGCAG AGCATGGTTGAAAATGGTGAAGCAATGGAGTGTCCTAAATGTCAAGTTATTCTGATGAAAAAATGGGGCTGTGATTGGCTCAAATGTTCTATGTGTCATACAGAAGTGTGTTGGGTTACTAAAGGTCCACGTTGGGGGCCAGGG GGAAAAGGAGATACAAGTGGAGGTTGTAAATGCATGGTAAACGGCGTCCGCTGCCATCCAAAATGCAGTTATTGTCATTAG
- the LOC129972258 gene encoding uncharacterized protein LOC129972258 isoform X1, whose translation MTNFMSCDLCERGSHHCQSYGHHANYAHPHYSDVPDELEEEPEAPTLSLGNRILWLTETRAASGIVRWIGRIPSVSNGWTAGVEFDNVMPNGGNGDYRGRSFFTSRPGHALFLPVSDLLKVDSPPTPSNGERTSFFGRLQDSCSNFAHRKRRDSTFGDFKQEYCPTCNHNDVHHNGHHYNHAPVYDRITSRRSMYFEDQPYEAYNVCVPCGPTNRILNEIPNNRQYGRQPRSHSRDECLSVPNNESRTVVEYPNHDAREYSDLSISRKESIFNPRTSLRFMNGFKEWVSCLLLGTNRRKSSRKLVLKDRKSVTSVFLSNNSQSLTGQRLSSFSEYASISISKGSQKNESSNSKQSGKSLENANHVPELKKKSRKKRPAPLPPIEYKKTSAINGDEQTPKRLSNGSINSVERRDSKKERNKNTKIISKTVKSTSGVSYSVPVQKRYKKRRAPPPPIALSTTNSAIYASVRKKDSRNFQNGAVCKYNDYNLPSVSSKHAKVQRKNSNEWNYPETSKVSRHRKTHKHLKRRPHVSDYDNVKNNRGSESDDSSSGSITFSPEDSSDDKYGLVNYKAMKAIDGIDEDTSMARSSSFVQYSSDNSDVCLKISIQKTETNVVTVEEISAPHTVCYTIEEDTSSSELTDEPPEIPLKMKAIDMLQESKANSTDSSLASTEDSGEKSKTVFDELKMKPPTKGSVKEFVHAFNMLSAKSNGLSVENSVPKQKIVGNGPSDSKSNSIMPSTSKNIQSFPTKWEFQNNKPQNLIYSSNQLLLPIAEESINETSEHDGNIEESNSKILNSKQHKKGILSDQKQEKSMNDTCSHCSEKHSPTSTSKGTKKKIAPKLEHLPHSEKFQLPNSSKASVAALSSLLQEKAEHANKVIPSSSKPDFKPDQPIMVGLYIEDKSSHRGPIPLLVTPSMSLRKLKKQVEAEYNFPSHQQCWILGDSFAVQEDASLSSYGVKEAGCPILLYVMAKDSKSRSLPCRASTFLQPPSSSSEEETPSPRHNRKRKPKSPELRDKDKKESPTKGLKSTEESHNKNSRKKSPSKNHDKQNDTTKRKSKSDYHKAWEEEFTKKTDYRALIALDDVDLVANVEPFECPVCFLDVEANEGIILQDCLHNFCKECLSGAIQYSDTAVIKCPFRNDEYSCESHLQEREIKCLVNPDVYERHLQRSMALAESQAQDSFHCKTPDCPGWCLFEDNVNTFLCPVCHRTNCLTCAAIHEGRNCRQYQDQLALNSDTSEEAKKTKEYLQSMVENGEAMECPKCQVILMKKWGCDWLKCSMCHTEVCWVTKGPRWGPGGKGDTSGGCKCMVNGVRCHPKCSYCH comes from the exons atgactaatttt aTGTCTTGTGATCTCTGTGAACGAGGTTCTCATCATTGCCAGTCTTATGGTCATCATGCAAATTATGCTCATCCTCATTATTCTG ATGTTCCTGATGAACTGGAAGAAGAACCAGAGGCACCCACTCTTTCATTAGGGAATCGTATTTTATGGCTGACAGAGACACGTGCAGCGTCTGGAATTGTTCGCTGGATTGGTCGAATACCATCCGTCTCGAATGGGTGGACTGCAGGTGTTGAATTT gaTAATGTCATGCCAAATGGGGGAAATGGTGATTATAGAGGCCGTAGTTTTTTTACATCGCGGCCTGGACATGCCTTGTTCCTTCCAGTGTCTGATCTCCTTAAAGTAGACAGTCCACCAACTCCTAGTAATG gtGAGAGAACATCATTTTTTGGACGTCTCCAAGATTCTTGTTCTAATTTTGCTCATAGGAAAAGAAGGGATTCTACTTTTGGTGACTTCAAGCAAGAATAT TGTCCAACATGCAACCACAATGATGTTCATCATAATGGTCATCACTACAATCATGCACCTGTGTATGATAGAATTACATCTCGACGATCAATGTATTTTGAAGATCAGCCTTATGAGGCATATAATGTGTGTGTGCCTTGTGGTCCTACTAACagaattctaaatgaaattcctAATAATAGGCAGTATGGAAGACAGCCGAGATCACATTCAAGAGATGAATGTTTAAGTGTTCCTAATAATGAATCTAGAACTGTGGTTGAATATCCAAATCATGATGCAAGAGAATATAGTGATCTGAGTATATCTCGAAAGGAATCAATCTTCAATCCAAGAACTAGTCTCAGGTTTATGAATGGTTTCAAAGAATGGGTCTCATGTTTGCTGTTAGGTACCAATCGACGTAAATCAAGTAGAAAACTTGTTCTTAAAGACAGAAAGTCTGTTACCAGTGTGTTTCTTTCAAACAATTCACAATCTCTAACAGGACAAAGATTATCCTCTTTTAGTGAATATGCATCTATTAGTATTTCCAAAGGCTCACAAAAAAATGAATCATCTAATTCGAAGCAATCTGGAAAGTCTCTTGAGAATGCAAATCATGTACCtgaattaaagaagaaaagtaGGAAAAAGAGACCAGCTCCTTTACCTCCTATTGAATATAAGAAAACTTCTGCTATAAATGGTGATGAACAAACTCCCAAGCGATTGTCCAATGGTTCTATCAATTCTGTTGAACGAAGAGATAGTAAAAAAGAACgaaataagaatacaaaaattatatcaaaaactgTCAAATCTACTAGTGGGGTTTCTTATTCAGTTCCTGTTCAGAAAAGGTATAAAAAAAGAAGAGCACCTCCTCCTCCCATTGCATTAAGTACAACTAATTCAGCTATTTATGCATCTGTTCGCAAAAAGGATTCTAGAAATTTCCAAAATGGTGCAGTTTgtaaatataatgattataatcTTCCATCTGTCAGTTCGAAGCATGCTAAAGTACAACGTAAAAATTCAAATGAGTGGAATTACCCAGAAACATCAAAAGTTTCCAGGCATAGAAAAActcataaacatttaaaaagaaggCCACATGTATCGGATTATGATAATGTAAAGAATAATAGAGGTTCTGAGTCTGATGATTCAAGCAGTGGCTCAATCACATTTTCTCCAGAAGACAGCAGTGATGATAAATATGGCTTAGTTAATTATAAAGCCATGAAAGCTATTGATGGAATAGATGAAGATACTTCCATGGCCAGATCTTCTAGTTTTGTACAATATTCTAGTGATAACAGTGATGTATGCTTAAAGATATCCATTCAAAAGACCGAAACAAATGTTGTTACAGTAGAAGAAATATCTGCACCTCATACTGTTTGCTATACCATTGAAGAAGATACTTCTTCATCAGAATTGACAGATGAACCTCcagaaattcctttaaaaatgaaagcCATTGATATGCTTCAAGAATCAAAAGCAAATTCAACAGATAGTTCATTAGCATCTACAGAAGATAGTGGTGAAAAATCGAAAACTGTGTTTGATGAGTTAAAAATGAAACCACCAACCAAAGGATCAGTGAAAGAGTTTGTCCATGCATTTAATATGCTGTCTGCTAAAAGTAATGGACTCTCTGTTGAAAATTCTGTTCCAAAACAAAAAATTGTTGGAAACGGACCATCAGATTCTAAAAGTAATTCTATAATGCCAAGTACCTCTAAAAATATTCAGTCATTTCCTACCAAATgggaatttcaaaacaataagcCTCAAAATCTGATTTATTCCTCTAATCAATTGCTGCTGCCGATAGCTGaagaatcaataaatgaaacttcTGAACATGATGGAAATATAGAAGaatctaattctaaaattttaaattcaaaacagcaTAAAAAAGGTATTCTTTCTGATCAAAAGCAAGAAAAGTCAATGAATGATACTTGTTCACATTGTTCAGAAAAACATTCACCAACTTCTACTTCAAAAGGTACCAAGAAAAAAATTGCCCCAAAACTTGAACATTTACCTCATTCTGAAAAATTTCAGTTACCTAATTCTTCCAAAGCATCTGTAGCTGCATTATCCTCACTTTTACAAGAAAAGGCAGAGCATGCAAATAAAG TTATTCCAAGTTCATCAAAACCAGACTTTAAACCAGATCAACCAATTAT ggTGGGTCTTTATATTGAAGATAAGTCATCACATAGAGGACCTATACCTTTATTGGTAACACCATCCATGTCTTTAAGGAAGCTAAAGAAACAG gtaGAAGCTGAATATAATTTCCCTAGCCATCAACAGTGTTGGATCCTTGGAGATTCTTTTGCTGTGCAAGAGGATGCCTCCTTGTCAAGCTATGGCGTTAAAGAGGCAGGCTGCCCTATCCTTCTCTATGTGATGGCTAAAGATTCTAAATCTCGTTCTCTGCCTTGTAGGGCCTCCACTTTTTTACAGCCTCCAAGTTCCAGTAGTGAGGAGGAAACACCTAGTCCTCGACATAATCGAAAGCGCAAACCCAAATCCCCTGAATTGAGGGATAAAGATAAGAAAGAGAGCCCTACCAAAGGACTAAAATCTACTG agGAATCACATAATAAGAACTCTAGAAAGAAGTCGCCAAGTAAGAATCATGACAAGCAAAATGATACcacaaaaagaaaatcaaaa AGTGACTACCACAAAGCTTGGGAAGAAGAATTCACTAAGAAAACTGATTATCGTGCTCTTATAGCCTTAGATGATGTTGATTTGGTTGCTAATGTTGAACCATTTGAATGTCCTGTTTGTTTCTTAGATGTGGAGGCAAATGAAGGAATTATTCTTCAAGACTGTTTGCATAACTTTTGCAA gGAATGCCTGTCTGGTGCAATCCAATATTCAGACACTGCTGTTATCAAATGTCCTTTCCGTAATGATGAATACTCTTGTGAAAGTCATCTTCAGGAGCGTGAAATCAAATGT TTGGTTAATCCTGATGTCTATGAGCGCCATCTGCAAAGAAGTATGGCTTTAGCTGAAAGTCAAGCTCAAGACAGTTTCCATTGTAAGACTCCTGATTGTCCAGGTTGGTGCCTTTTTGAAGACAATGTTAATACCTTCCTATGTCCAGTATGTCATCGGACCAATTGCCTTACATGTGCTGCTATACATGAGGGTAGAAACTGCAGACAATATCAAGACCAACTGGCACTAAATAGTGATACCAGTGAAGAAGCCAAAAAGACTAAAGAGTACTTGCAG AGCATGGTTGAAAATGGTGAAGCAATGGAGTGTCCTAAATGTCAAGTTATTCTGATGAAAAAATGGGGCTGTGATTGGCTCAAATGTTCTATGTGTCATACAGAAGTGTGTTGGGTTACTAAAGGTCCACGTTGGGGGCCAGGG GGAAAAGGAGATACAAGTGGAGGTTGTAAATGCATGGTAAACGGCGTCCGCTGCCATCCAAAATGCAGTTATTGTCATTAG